Proteins from one Malaya genurostris strain Urasoe2022 chromosome 2, Malgen_1.1, whole genome shotgun sequence genomic window:
- the LOC131431049 gene encoding biotin--protein ligase, which yields MFFYVRYGFNSLVPYRSVFQNTFQNTLKSFARKTTMHAKPPNILVYAKTESIRIGLVESLRTIVQSNTYTVYPITESQARNRAWPDSTALLLVHGPIEQGLTDVFLDFFLNGGKLFGICCMEILQKIQSLKSCEGDIQFPKFLGNIQSAREIHIDVLSHSGTASSLTIVKSTGKAVFSTKKLTNVSASDSKPNLRLYKDVLSSQLDIHVATLNCNETPDSEMGFLMGSDKCKTDFLAQVNDLSDASDVLKTGKISLQFFSEPLSPIIPTSVLKPISLNHVPIDFSASDYYNNLKTYTFGRLALYLPVVSSSMEIVSNARLTHGFVVIPRRQTNGIGRSNNQWLSPKGCAMFSIQLHVPLYSPLGQRLPLAQHLVAIAIVKAIRESGPGFDQLDVRLKWPNDIYANGVTKIGGCITNSQVQSTEAIVNIGCALNLSNSTPTVCLDDLIHDINSRMGTNLPNLRYEQILALIFNEIERLFNKVQCEDLHCLYELYYRYWLHQDKLVTVKNEEGSEVTGRIKSIDEYGYLLVELDNHVKPICIHPDGNSFDMMKGLIIPKNF from the exons ATGTTTTTCTATGTTAGATATG GGTTTAACAGTTTAGTTCCCTACAGATCTGTTTTTCAGAACACTTTTCAGAACACACTGAAATCCTTCGCAAGAAAAACTACCATGCACGCGAAGCCTCCCAATATTTTGGTTTATGCCAAGACTGAATCGATAAGAATTGGTTTGGTTGAGTCATTGCGTACTATCGTGCAATCAAATACCTACACAGTTTATCCAATCACAGAATCACAAGCAAGAAATCGAGCGTGGCCCGATAGCACAGCATTGCTACTCGTACATGGACCAATTGAGCAGGGGCTAACGGATGTATTCTTAGATTTTTTCTTAAATGGTGGAAAGTTGTTTGGTATTTGCTGCATGGAAATCTTACAAAAAATCCAGAGTTTAAAATCATGTGAAGGTGATATTCAGTTTCCGAAGTTTTTGGGAAATATTCAAAGTGCTAGAGAAATACACATTGATGTTTTGTCGCATAGCGGCACCGCCTCTTCACTTACAATTGTAAAGTCAACGGGAAAGGCGGTGTTTAGCACAAAAAAGCTAACTAATGTTTCTGCAAGTGATAGTAAGCCTAATTTGAGACTATACAAAGATGTGCTGAGCTCTCAGCTTGATATCCACGTAGCAACTCTAAACTGCAATGAAACACCAGACAGTGAAATGGGCTTCTTGATGGGATCCGACAAATGCAAAACTGATTTTCTAGCACAGGTTAACGATTTATCAGACGCTAGCGATGTTCTTAAAACGGGCAAAATTTCTCTACAATTTTTCAGCGAACCATTGTCTCCAATAATACCCACTTCTGTTTTGAAACCAATTTCGCTGAATCATGTGCCTATTGATTTTTCTGCAAGTGACTATTACAATAATCTCAAAACGTACACATTTGGTAGATTAGCACTTTATTTACCCGTGGTTAGCAGTTCAATGGAAATCGTTTCGAATGCTAGGCTGACTCACGGATTCGTTGTCATTCCCCGCCGACAGACTAACGGAATCGGTCGCAGCAACAATCAATGGCTAAGTCCAAAAGGATGCGCAATGTTTTCAATCCAACTGCATGTTCCACTGTACAGTCCGTTGGGGCAACGGTTGCCGCTAGCTCAACATTTGGTTGCAATCGCTATAGTGAAAGCTATTCGTGAAAGTGGACCAGGGTTTGACCAGTTGGACGTTCGACTGAAATGGCCGAATGATATATACGCGAATGGCGTAACGAAAATTGGTGGCTGTATTACCAACTCACAGGTTCAAAGCACTGAAGCGATCGTAAACATAGGCTGCGCTCTGAATCTCAGCAATTCGACTCCGACAGTTTGCTTGGATGATCTGATTCATGACATCAATTCAAGAATGGGTACAAATCTTCCAAATCTGAGATATGAACAAATTCTGGCGctaattttcaatgaaattgAAAGACTTTTCAATAAAGTTCAATGCGAGGATTTGCATTGTTTGTATGAACTCTACTATCGATACTGGCTCCATCAAGATAAACTTGTCACGGTCAAAAACGAGGAAGGATCTGAGGTCACCGGTCGAATCAAGAGCATTGATGAGTACGGATATTTGCTTGTAGAACTGGACAACCACGTGAAACCTATTTGTATTCATCCCGATGGAAACAGTTTCGATATGATGAAAGGGTTGATCATTccaaaaaacttttaa